A single window of Chitinophaga sp. XS-30 DNA harbors:
- a CDS encoding DUF2019 domain-containing protein — MDSLTIRENIKAKFLDKAIEHGNAISVGDHKKANKIHKKIQALYNQAKEQNQADVFSELLDNADENVRLWAATFTLKVFPELAEKSLISLSELSSITGLSAKTTLHLWKEGKLNLL; from the coding sequence ATGGACTCCTTGACAATAAGAGAAAATATAAAGGCGAAATTTCTGGATAAAGCCATAGAGCATGGCAACGCCATATCGGTTGGCGACCATAAAAAGGCAAATAAGATTCACAAAAAAATACAAGCCTTGTATAATCAAGCAAAAGAACAGAACCAAGCTGATGTTTTTAGTGAATTGCTTGACAACGCTGATGAAAATGTTAGACTTTGGGCAGCCACATTTACTTTAAAAGTATTTCCTGAATTAGCTGAGAAATCCTTAATAAGTTTGTCGGAATTATCAAGTATAACTGGTTTATCAGCAAAGACAACACTTCATTTGTGGAAAGAAGGCAAGCTAAATTTACTTTAA
- a CDS encoding SMP-30/gluconolactonase/LRE family protein produces the protein MKQLLTALCLLGVITASAQDSLYTAKDFTAENLFSSNIEGPAFDKNGNLYVVNFGQDGTVGAIAKDGTGEIFVTLPEGSIANSIQFSRKGGEMFLADFKGHKVLKVDMKSKKISTYLHNPAFNQPNDLCISKKDHLYASDPNWKDGTGKLWIILKGGRPFPLADSLGTTNGIELSPDEKVLYFNESVQRKVWKYDVAENGSISNKKLFAVFPDFGLDGMKCDKAGNLYITRYGKGTIVVLSPAGDQIREIPLKGKSCSNLVFGGEDGKTVFVTMQDRKCIEMFRVEIAGKGY, from the coding sequence ATGAAACAGCTGCTCACTGCCCTTTGCCTGCTTGGCGTTATTACCGCATCCGCCCAGGATTCCCTGTACACCGCCAAAGATTTCACGGCCGAGAATCTTTTTTCCTCGAATATAGAAGGCCCGGCTTTCGATAAAAACGGCAATCTCTATGTGGTGAACTTCGGGCAGGACGGTACTGTCGGCGCCATCGCCAAAGACGGTACCGGCGAGATTTTCGTGACCCTGCCGGAAGGCAGCATCGCCAACAGCATTCAATTCTCCCGCAAGGGCGGGGAAATGTTCCTGGCCGACTTCAAAGGGCATAAAGTGCTGAAGGTGGATATGAAATCAAAGAAGATCAGCACCTATCTGCATAACCCGGCTTTCAACCAGCCCAATGATCTTTGCATCAGCAAAAAAGACCACCTCTACGCCTCCGATCCCAACTGGAAAGACGGCACCGGCAAGCTCTGGATCATTCTCAAAGGGGGCAGGCCCTTTCCGCTGGCGGATAGCCTTGGTACCACCAATGGTATTGAGCTGAGTCCTGATGAAAAAGTGCTGTACTTCAATGAAAGCGTACAACGCAAGGTCTGGAAGTACGATGTGGCCGAAAATGGCAGCATTTCCAATAAAAAACTCTTTGCTGTTTTCCCGGATTTCGGGCTGGATGGCATGAAGTGCGATAAAGCGGGCAACCTGTATATCACCCGTTACGGTAAAGGCACTATCGTGGTGCTTTCCCCGGCCGGCGACCAGATCCGGGAAATACCGCTGAAAGGCAAATCCTGCAGCAACCTGGTGTTCGGCGGGGAAGACGGGAAAACGGTTTTTGTAACGATGCAGGACCGGAAGTGCATAGAGATGTTCAGGGTGGAGATTGCGGGGAAGGGGTATTGA
- a CDS encoding nucleoid-associated protein has translation MIHVSDIKDLERLTIHKVGNATNEDPLVLSQQPLELKDETIGALLLSYFIQPFTNNAEYFRFYHEADIQLNEVYKYCSLIFEDPENFQEQSVNIAKHLYKHSTHPKIKGGELYIVHFSKCQVDGEEVEAIGIFKSENRDTYLKVFLSNDNYEVNYDDGININKLDKGCLVFNVGREEGYKVSIVDSISKQNEAVYWKDAFLQVQRREDSYHQTETMVSICQQFIQKKLPEEFDMNRVDQIELLKKSATYFKEKEQFQADEFAEEVLGHPDAVDAFRNYREHFRDEYRLDVPDEFDISSPAVKKQQRVFKSILKLDRNFHVYIHGNREMIERGFDEERNMNYYKLYFEEEK, from the coding sequence ATGATTCATGTATCAGATATCAAAGACCTGGAAAGGCTCACGATCCACAAGGTGGGCAACGCCACGAATGAAGACCCGCTGGTATTGTCGCAACAGCCACTGGAGCTGAAAGACGAGACCATCGGCGCCCTGCTGCTGAGCTATTTCATCCAGCCCTTCACGAACAATGCGGAATATTTCCGGTTTTACCATGAAGCGGATATTCAGCTCAATGAAGTGTACAAATATTGCAGCCTGATCTTTGAAGACCCGGAAAACTTCCAGGAACAGTCGGTCAACATCGCCAAACATCTTTATAAACACTCTACCCACCCCAAGATCAAAGGGGGAGAATTATACATTGTGCATTTCTCAAAATGCCAGGTGGATGGGGAAGAAGTGGAGGCGATCGGCATTTTCAAGTCGGAGAACCGGGATACTTACCTCAAAGTGTTCCTCAGTAATGACAATTATGAGGTGAATTATGATGATGGCATCAATATCAACAAACTGGACAAAGGCTGCCTGGTATTCAACGTGGGGAGGGAAGAAGGATATAAAGTGAGTATTGTGGACAGCATCAGCAAACAGAACGAAGCGGTGTACTGGAAAGATGCTTTTCTGCAGGTACAGCGGCGGGAGGACAGCTACCACCAGACGGAGACCATGGTGAGCATCTGCCAGCAGTTCATCCAGAAGAAGTTACCGGAGGAATTTGACATGAACCGGGTAGACCAGATAGAGCTGCTGAAAAAATCCGCTACCTACTTCAAGGAAAAGGAACAGTTTCAGGCAGATGAGTTTGCCGAAGAAGTGCTGGGGCACCCTGATGCAGTGGATGCTTTCCGGAATTACCGGGAACATTTCCGGGATGAATACCGGCTGGATGTGCCGGACGAATTTGATATTTCCTCTCCCGCGGTAAAGAAACAACAGCGGGTCTTTAAAAGCATCCTCAAGCTGGACAGGAACTTTCACGTCTATATCCATGGCAACCGCGAGATGATCGAGAGAGGATTTGACGAAGAACGGAACATGAATTATTACAAGTTGTATTTCGAGGAGGAGAAGTAA
- a CDS encoding rhomboid family intramembrane serine protease, which produces MIGFPPRYSTTFTLENRSLAEQLLITRMAMADLGWEISAITANGITAFTPFSLRSWNEQVSVTLTADGELELFSFSTGAQVLDFGRNRQNIRRLVEAITQTGLTISPEILADIAEEQFAIAPQLSHSRQVVKGPFGVFRPVSGYYITPVIIGLNVVIYLLLALVTLYQGGAWWMIDTGLLETFGANYKEVTLFGQPWRLLSAAFLHADLLHLFFNMYGIMICGVYLEPLLGKWRYLLLYLSCAVVSALGSLWWYDITPSIGASGAMFGLFGFILMLLLRRLLPPGERRALLISIGIYIILRLSLVFFTNRIDHAAHISGLLCGMLMAWLLYPGLIDPSRRATSTRVATSAILMLILAVYFALPRDVSIYIAKVETLGYNFTMAQGSYSVVSEEARKKWLRNFGIYYMDENLRIMDEIDSLSLSRDARERNRIMRRLFVTQRNMFAYSYRTLREGGNAYDKQIIDALQELSRIRKQLNW; this is translated from the coding sequence ATGATCGGATTCCCTCCCCGATATAGCACCACATTCACATTGGAAAACCGCAGCCTGGCGGAACAACTGCTCATTACCCGGATGGCCATGGCAGATCTGGGCTGGGAAATATCCGCGATCACGGCAAATGGCATCACCGCATTCACCCCGTTCAGCCTGCGCTCCTGGAATGAACAGGTGAGCGTAACCCTGACAGCAGACGGAGAACTGGAGTTGTTCAGTTTCTCCACCGGCGCACAGGTGCTGGATTTTGGCCGCAACAGGCAGAATATCCGGCGGCTGGTGGAAGCCATCACGCAAACCGGGCTCACCATCAGTCCCGAAATACTGGCAGATATAGCGGAAGAGCAATTCGCAATCGCTCCGCAACTCAGCCACAGCAGGCAGGTGGTAAAAGGGCCTTTCGGGGTGTTCCGGCCGGTCAGCGGTTATTACATCACACCCGTTATTATCGGGCTGAATGTGGTGATATACCTCCTGCTGGCATTGGTCACGCTCTACCAGGGAGGCGCCTGGTGGATGATAGATACCGGCCTGCTGGAAACCTTCGGCGCCAACTACAAGGAAGTGACCCTGTTCGGGCAGCCCTGGCGGCTGTTAAGCGCTGCTTTCCTGCATGCGGACCTGCTCCATCTCTTCTTCAATATGTACGGCATCATGATCTGCGGCGTTTACCTGGAGCCGCTGCTGGGCAAATGGCGCTATCTCCTGCTGTATCTCTCCTGCGCTGTCGTTTCGGCCCTGGGCAGCCTGTGGTGGTATGACATTACGCCCTCCATCGGGGCTTCCGGCGCCATGTTCGGCCTGTTCGGGTTTATACTCATGCTGTTGCTGCGCCGTTTGCTACCCCCCGGAGAACGCCGCGCACTGCTCATCAGCATCGGTATTTACATCATCCTCCGGCTGTCGCTCGTTTTCTTCACCAACCGGATAGACCATGCCGCACATATCAGCGGCCTGCTCTGCGGTATGCTCATGGCGTGGCTGTTGTATCCCGGCCTTATAGATCCCTCCAGGCGGGCAACAAGCACCCGGGTGGCAACATCTGCCATCCTCATGCTTATCCTGGCTGTTTACTTTGCCCTGCCGCGCGATGTCAGCATCTACATCGCAAAAGTGGAAACGCTCGGATACAATTTTACCATGGCGCAGGGCAGTTACAGCGTAGTATCCGAGGAAGCCCGGAAAAAATGGCTGCGGAATTTTGGTATTTATTATATGGATGAGAACCTGCGCATTATGGATGAGATCGATTCCCTGTCCCTTAGCCGGGACGCGCGGGAGCGCAACAGGATCATGCGCAGGCTTTTTGTGACACAGCGGAACATGTTTGCCTACAGCTACAGGACCCTTCGTGAAGGTGGGAACGCGTATGACAAACAGATCATCGATGCCTTGCAGGAACTGAGCAGGATAAGGAAGCAGCTGAACTGGTAG
- the ricT gene encoding regulatory iron-sulfur-containing complex subunit RicT produces MACAGCGTGAEGKPSGCKSNGGCSSGGCNRLNVFNWLSNIPLSDSVAPFDILEVSFNNGSRKDFFRNSTKQLFEKGEMVAVEGISGFDVGMVSLTGELVKLQMKKRRVEDTPEVKKLLRRASQEDMNRMAENKKREHDALIKARVIARGLGLEMKLAEVEIQADGRKATFFYTADDRVDFRELIKIYASEFRVKVEMRQIGARQEAGKVGGIGSCGRELCCSTWLTDFKSVNTTAARYQNLSINQAKLSGQCGRLKCCLNYELDTYLDALKDFPDDCDTIETSGGKATLQKRDIFKSLMWYSYDNSSKQYPLTISRVKEIHQQNKQGIKPDELKAVEVVTTKPKEADLGFADVVGQISLRSLEKASQKRKQKSREKQKDQKEARPNKGGQKPQEQKPRGERSEQKEPQKQREQRPDNRQQRPPRGERPQRGEQKGPRPEQKAGEPREARRNEQREKRPQQSGEQREQRQPRSERPPRQENREPRVPGEDKPQQPGGQGGNNRNRNRPPRKPDPKQ; encoded by the coding sequence ATGGCTTGTGCCGGATGTGGTACGGGTGCGGAAGGGAAGCCGTCGGGATGCAAGAGTAATGGAGGATGCAGCAGCGGAGGTTGCAACAGGTTGAATGTGTTCAACTGGCTGTCCAATATACCCTTGAGTGATAGCGTAGCACCATTTGATATTTTAGAAGTTAGTTTCAATAACGGTAGTCGCAAGGATTTCTTTCGCAATTCCACCAAACAGCTCTTTGAAAAAGGAGAGATGGTGGCCGTGGAAGGCATCAGCGGTTTTGATGTGGGCATGGTCAGTCTTACCGGGGAACTGGTAAAGCTGCAAATGAAGAAGCGGCGGGTGGAAGACACTCCTGAAGTGAAAAAACTGTTGCGCCGTGCTTCCCAGGAAGACATGAACCGTATGGCCGAGAACAAGAAACGGGAGCATGACGCGCTGATCAAGGCGCGGGTAATTGCCCGTGGGCTTGGCCTTGAAATGAAGCTGGCCGAAGTGGAGATTCAGGCTGATGGCCGTAAAGCCACTTTCTTTTATACCGCCGATGATCGTGTGGATTTCCGTGAGCTGATCAAGATATATGCCTCCGAGTTCAGGGTAAAGGTGGAAATGCGCCAGATCGGCGCCCGCCAGGAAGCCGGCAAGGTGGGCGGTATCGGCAGTTGTGGACGGGAGTTGTGCTGTTCCACCTGGCTCACTGATTTCAAATCCGTTAATACCACCGCAGCGCGGTATCAGAACCTTTCCATCAACCAGGCCAAACTCTCCGGCCAGTGCGGCCGCCTCAAATGCTGCCTCAATTACGAGCTGGATACCTACCTGGATGCCCTGAAAGATTTCCCTGATGACTGTGATACCATCGAAACCTCGGGAGGAAAAGCTACCCTGCAGAAGCGGGATATCTTCAAAAGCCTGATGTGGTATTCTTATGACAACAGCAGCAAACAGTACCCGCTGACCATCTCCCGCGTAAAGGAGATCCACCAGCAGAACAAGCAGGGCATCAAACCGGATGAACTGAAAGCAGTGGAAGTGGTGACCACCAAACCCAAGGAAGCAGATCTTGGTTTTGCAGATGTGGTTGGGCAGATCAGCCTCCGCTCGCTGGAAAAAGCTTCGCAGAAACGCAAGCAGAAATCCCGCGAAAAGCAGAAAGACCAGAAAGAAGCCCGGCCGAATAAAGGGGGACAAAAACCCCAGGAACAAAAGCCCCGCGGAGAACGCAGCGAACAGAAGGAGCCGCAAAAACAGCGGGAGCAACGTCCGGATAACCGCCAGCAACGCCCTCCAAGAGGAGAGCGGCCGCAACGGGGAGAACAAAAAGGCCCGCGCCCCGAGCAAAAAGCCGGAGAACCCAGGGAAGCCCGGCGGAACGAACAAAGGGAAAAACGGCCGCAGCAGTCCGGCGAACAACGTGAACAACGCCAGCCCCGCAGCGAACGGCCTCCCCGCCAGGAAAACCGCGAACCACGGGTGCCGGGAGAAGACAAACCACAACAGCCTGGTGGCCAGGGCGGTAACAACAGGAACCGTAACCGGCCTCCCCGGAAACCGGACCCCAAACAATAA
- a CDS encoding glutathione peroxidase produces MIKLMLLSAFFSFAFGNVYDFKVESLDGGKIDFSGFKGKKILIVNTASMCGNTPQYAELEKLHKKYKNKLVIVGFPANNFGGQEPGSNQEIKAFCTKEYAVTFPMAAKVSVRGADIHPLYKWLQEESRKKQLDPEEVTWNFQKYLLDEKGELIAVFKPRTQPDAPEIIAAIEK; encoded by the coding sequence ATGATCAAGTTAATGCTGCTCTCCGCATTTTTTTCATTTGCTTTCGGCAATGTCTATGACTTCAAAGTTGAATCACTTGACGGCGGAAAAATAGATTTCTCCGGGTTTAAAGGCAAAAAGATCCTTATCGTCAACACCGCTTCCATGTGTGGCAACACCCCGCAATATGCGGAGCTTGAAAAACTGCATAAAAAATACAAGAACAAACTGGTGATCGTAGGATTCCCGGCCAACAACTTCGGTGGCCAGGAACCGGGCTCCAACCAGGAGATCAAGGCATTCTGCACAAAAGAATATGCTGTCACTTTCCCGATGGCCGCTAAAGTCTCCGTAAGAGGCGCTGACATCCATCCGCTGTATAAATGGCTGCAGGAAGAAAGCCGGAAAAAACAGCTGGACCCGGAAGAAGTGACCTGGAATTTTCAGAAATACCTCCTGGATGAAAAAGGCGAGTTGATCGCTGTTTTCAAACCCAGGACACAGCCGGACGCGCCGGAAATAATTGCCGCGATCGAAAAATAA
- the recR gene encoding recombination mediator RecR: MIFSSALIENAVNEFARLPGVGKKTALRLVLHLLKQDTAQVELFSETVARMRRQIKFCKYCHNVSDDDTCSICANTARHSNVVCVVESIRDVIAIENTQQFNGVYHVLGGIISPIDGIGPEQLNIHTLIERVQQQGVEEVIMALSPTIEGDTTIYYLSKKLKEWPVKITTIARGIAFGGELEYADEMTLARSLTNRLPLENYLQQGSR, from the coding sequence ATGATCTTTTCCTCCGCACTGATAGAAAATGCTGTTAATGAATTTGCCCGGCTGCCGGGCGTGGGCAAGAAAACGGCCCTCCGGCTGGTGCTGCATCTGCTCAAGCAGGATACCGCCCAGGTAGAGCTGTTCTCCGAAACAGTGGCCCGCATGCGCAGGCAGATCAAATTCTGCAAATACTGCCATAATGTGTCCGATGACGACACCTGCAGCATCTGCGCCAATACCGCCCGGCATTCCAATGTGGTGTGCGTGGTGGAAAGCATCCGGGATGTGATCGCCATAGAGAATACACAGCAGTTCAACGGTGTGTATCATGTTTTGGGCGGCATCATCTCCCCGATCGACGGCATCGGCCCGGAACAGCTGAACATCCATACACTGATTGAAAGGGTGCAGCAGCAGGGCGTGGAAGAGGTCATCATGGCCCTGAGCCCCACCATCGAAGGAGATACCACCATATATTACCTCTCCAAAAAACTGAAGGAATGGCCGGTAAAGATCACCACCATCGCCCGGGGCATTGCTTTCGGCGGGGAACTGGAATATGCCGATGAAATGACGCTGGCCCGCTCCCTGACCAACCGCCTCCCGCTCGAAAATTACCTGCAACAGGGTTCACGTTAG
- a CDS encoding Ig-like domain-containing protein, with protein MTRCANIVPPGGGPRDTLPPQLLGISPRDSTLNFNSKLVTFRFNEYVELDNVIDKLIISPTLKRTPTITAKLRIITMQIKDSLQPNTTYTFNFGDAVKDVNERNPIEDFQYVVSTGTYLDSLQLTGKLITAETGLPDSNVSVMLYANLEDSAVSKEKPLYVARTKGNGGYRFKNLKPGTYRIFALKEEDRDFQYTQPTELIAFADSLVHLDKNIDGINLALFKERDTVLFPEDEPEPEPEPADNKKQAKKPKLTLSAGLSSGKQELGDSLPLQASLPLATIDSSRILLLEDTTFVPVAFTFHRADTLGKSFRLLYNWKPSKPYRLILPEGLATDTTGQTNKADTTDFSAKGLDDYGIVKVKLSIGDSARNELPADTSYRFVIQMVANKEIKYSGVIVNGAWERGLIQPGEYEIRVLVDLDGNGIWDTGGYYRMPRKQPEKVFPIHDKINIKKNWTVPVNVNL; from the coding sequence TTGACAAGATGTGCCAACATCGTGCCGCCGGGCGGCGGCCCCAGGGATACCCTCCCTCCGCAGCTGCTGGGCATCTCTCCGCGGGACTCCACGCTGAACTTCAACAGCAAACTGGTGACCTTCCGGTTCAACGAATATGTGGAGCTGGATAACGTGATCGACAAGCTGATCATTTCGCCAACGCTCAAGCGCACACCCACCATTACCGCCAAGCTGCGCATCATTACCATGCAGATCAAGGATTCCCTGCAACCCAATACCACCTACACTTTCAACTTCGGCGACGCCGTCAAGGACGTGAATGAACGGAACCCTATCGAGGATTTCCAATATGTGGTATCCACCGGTACCTACCTGGATTCCCTGCAGCTCACCGGCAAGCTGATCACCGCGGAAACGGGCCTGCCGGACAGTAATGTGTCCGTAATGTTATACGCCAACCTGGAAGACTCTGCCGTATCGAAGGAAAAACCGCTGTACGTGGCAAGGACCAAGGGAAATGGCGGATACCGCTTCAAGAACCTGAAACCCGGCACCTACCGCATTTTTGCGCTTAAGGAAGAAGACCGTGATTTTCAATATACACAACCCACGGAACTGATCGCTTTCGCGGACAGCCTCGTGCATCTCGACAAAAACATCGATGGCATCAACCTGGCGCTGTTCAAGGAAAGAGACACTGTGCTGTTCCCGGAAGATGAGCCCGAACCGGAGCCCGAGCCGGCCGATAACAAAAAACAGGCAAAAAAACCAAAGCTGACCCTCAGCGCGGGGCTTAGCAGCGGCAAGCAGGAACTGGGAGACTCGCTTCCCCTGCAAGCCAGCCTTCCCCTGGCAACCATAGACTCCTCCCGCATACTCCTGCTGGAAGACACCACTTTTGTGCCCGTGGCCTTTACTTTCCACCGTGCAGACACGCTCGGCAAGAGTTTCCGGCTCCTGTACAACTGGAAACCCTCCAAGCCCTACCGCCTCATCCTCCCGGAAGGCCTCGCCACAGACACCACCGGCCAGACGAACAAGGCGGATACAACGGACTTTTCCGCCAAAGGTCTGGATGACTACGGCATCGTGAAAGTAAAGCTTTCCATCGGGGACAGCGCCAGGAACGAACTCCCGGCGGACACCAGCTACCGCTTCGTGATACAGATGGTCGCCAATAAAGAGATCAAATACTCCGGGGTGATCGTCAACGGCGCATGGGAACGGGGGCTTATACAACCCGGCGAATACGAGATCCGTGTGCTGGTGGACCTGGACGGCAACGGGATATGGGATACCGGAGGATATTACCGCATGCCGCGCAAACAGCCCGAAAAGGTATTCCCCATCCACGACAAGATCAACATCAAAAAGAACTGGACGGTGCCCGTTAACGTGAATCTGTAG